Proteins encoded within one genomic window of Empedobacter falsenii:
- a CDS encoding PepSY-associated TM helix domain-containing protein has translation MKKYFLFLHKWLGLFTGIIVCIVAITGAIFCFQDEIKDALFDYRKVEIVHQPFIKPSEIIHKVQDKNPKHVVLRVMYMDKDRSTVVMTMDDKKESYFVYINPYSGKILHQENMKQDFFLVIQYIHMNLLLGDIGKNIIGFSTVIFIMIMISGLILWWPKKRKQAKNGLTIKYKAKWKRINYDLHNVLGFYAFSIAFIVALSGIAFSFKPVRNSYTQIVNLEKSFPNEEKGYVYQPKKMLENNYTIVDSAYAYSLKNSPTASMYWIYLPVPDKNPLAVRAYHKSLRYYAVDEYQFDSEQFQVSKLMNENLSNGKKFANSMYDIHTGQILGLFGKILAFTSSIIVASLPITGFIIWWNKKRKQKKTIRS, from the coding sequence ATGAAAAAATATTTTCTTTTCCTTCACAAATGGCTTGGATTATTTACAGGTATTATTGTTTGTATTGTAGCAATAACAGGAGCTATCTTTTGTTTTCAAGATGAAATAAAAGATGCACTGTTTGATTATAGAAAAGTTGAAATTGTTCATCAACCATTCATAAAACCAAGTGAAATTATTCATAAAGTACAAGACAAAAATCCTAAACATGTTGTACTTCGAGTGATGTATATGGATAAAGATCGATCAACGGTTGTGATGACAATGGATGATAAAAAAGAATCTTACTTTGTATATATCAATCCATATTCAGGGAAAATCTTACATCAAGAAAATATGAAACAAGATTTTTTCTTGGTGATTCAATACATTCACATGAATCTTTTGTTGGGTGATATCGGAAAAAATATAATTGGTTTTTCAACTGTTATTTTTATCATGATTATGATAAGTGGTTTAATTCTTTGGTGGCCAAAAAAGAGAAAACAAGCTAAAAATGGATTAACGATAAAATACAAAGCAAAATGGAAACGCATCAATTATGATTTGCATAATGTATTGGGATTTTATGCTTTTAGTATTGCTTTTATTGTTGCTTTATCAGGTATTGCATTTAGTTTCAAACCTGTTCGCAATTCATATACACAAATTGTTAATTTAGAAAAATCATTTCCTAATGAAGAAAAAGGATATGTCTATCAGCCTAAAAAAATGTTAGAAAATAATTACACTATTGTTGATTCGGCATATGCTTATAGTTTAAAAAATAGTCCAACAGCTTCTATGTATTGGATTTATTTACCTGTTCCTGATAAAAATCCTTTAGCCGTAAGAGCATATCATAAAAGTTTGCGCTATTATGCGGTTGACGAATATCAATTTGATTCGGAACAATTTCAGGTTTCTAAATTAATGAATGAGAATTTATCAAATGGTAAAAAGTTTGCAAACTCAATGTACGATATCCATACAGGACAAATATTAGGTTTATTTGGTAAAATATTAGCCTTTACTTCTTCAATAATTGTGGCAAGTTTACCCATTACAGGTTTTATTATTTGGTGGAATAAAAAAAGAAAACAGAAAAAAACTATTCGTTCATAA
- a CDS encoding TonB-dependent receptor, whose amino-acid sequence MKKNIICLTILFGSASLSYAQTNDSISTDLNDVVVVASRKPTKISDLAGTVWVINQEQIAQQAKNGVPLKEALAIMIPGMDVGSQGRSNYGQNMRGRSMLVMIDGVSLNSIRNISRQLDAIDPFNIERVEVLSGASAIYGGNATGGIVNIVTKKALKNGISGETELGSRTGFSGSDDHDWRAAQSIGYKDDKFTGRLAVAFQQNGGAYDADGDQIFADISQLDLQYNQSIDVLATAGYKFNPKHQINGSVQYYRSKYSGDRSLYLGENISVLTKGDASVLEMRDGFDTDKNPGTERVMGTLSYNGTNILGGQDVYVQFASRVEKLGFYPFPGNLTLPSGTSPYMSASQQDTYYSGLKAVLVKDWGKLKLTYGVDADFEKFEGQQNVFDSQKSLSSGGMINHTVLTIDRYPTNHSTSFAGYAQAEYDILPQLKVSGGIRYQDISIKLDDFIGSTQQLQIANGYGNSADYIPGGKSSYNMTMLNAGLLYKINELNQVWTTYSQGVSLADPSKFYGYGNYKFNSATNNWDLSSSVNVKDSPLSGVKTGQFELGYRFRTNNGFKGQISGFISNSDKNIALKRDGLNLWVEVVDQKLRNMGVEAEVSYTNGGFYVGANTLLIKSEVEKNGDWQKQDVSTSGPSKFTAYAGYGFDNWNFRFQTLQSFKYTDGLENVIDSYNTSDLMIAYKLPFGKINLGVQNIFNTDYQTIWSAKSQVLYSAYKVPELFYYAGRGRTFNLSFTYNF is encoded by the coding sequence ATGAAAAAAAATATCATCTGTTTAACAATTTTATTTGGGAGTGCCTCGCTGTCATATGCCCAAACGAATGATAGTATATCCACAGATTTGAATGATGTTGTGGTAGTTGCTTCAAGAAAACCTACTAAAATATCTGATTTGGCAGGAACTGTTTGGGTGATCAATCAAGAACAAATTGCGCAACAAGCTAAAAATGGTGTTCCATTAAAAGAAGCTTTAGCGATTATGATTCCAGGGATGGATGTTGGCTCGCAAGGAAGATCAAATTATGGACAAAATATGCGTGGACGTTCGATGTTAGTGATGATAGACGGTGTTTCCTTAAATAGTATCCGTAACATAAGTCGTCAATTGGATGCAATAGATCCATTTAATATCGAAAGAGTTGAGGTTTTATCTGGTGCAAGCGCAATTTATGGCGGAAATGCGACAGGTGGTATTGTCAATATTGTGACGAAAAAAGCGCTAAAAAATGGAATTAGTGGCGAAACAGAACTTGGTTCACGTACAGGTTTTTCAGGAAGTGATGATCATGATTGGCGTGCTGCTCAATCTATTGGTTATAAAGATGATAAATTTACTGGACGTTTGGCTGTAGCATTTCAACAAAATGGCGGAGCTTATGATGCAGATGGAGATCAAATATTTGCAGATATTTCGCAATTAGATTTACAATATAATCAATCGATTGATGTGTTGGCAACAGCAGGTTACAAATTCAATCCGAAACATCAAATCAATGGATCTGTGCAATATTATCGTTCTAAATATAGTGGAGATCGTAGTTTATATTTAGGTGAAAACATTAGTGTTTTAACCAAAGGAGATGCTTCTGTTTTGGAAATGCGTGATGGTTTTGATACGGATAAAAATCCAGGAACAGAGCGTGTAATGGGAACATTGAGTTATAATGGAACGAATATTTTAGGAGGGCAAGATGTGTATGTTCAATTTGCTTCTCGTGTTGAGAAATTAGGATTTTATCCATTTCCAGGTAATTTAACGTTGCCTTCTGGAACAAGTCCTTATATGTCGGCTTCTCAACAGGATACGTATTATTCGGGTCTAAAAGCTGTTTTGGTTAAAGATTGGGGGAAATTGAAATTAACATACGGTGTAGATGCTGACTTTGAAAAGTTTGAAGGACAACAAAATGTGTTTGATTCTCAGAAATCATTATCAAGTGGAGGAATGATTAATCACACTGTTTTAACAATTGATCGTTATCCAACCAATCATTCTACAAGTTTTGCAGGATATGCGCAAGCTGAATATGATATTTTACCTCAATTGAAAGTTTCGGGAGGAATTCGTTACCAAGATATTTCGATTAAGTTGGATGATTTTATCGGTTCTACTCAACAATTGCAAATAGCTAATGGTTATGGAAACAGTGCCGATTATATTCCAGGCGGAAAAAGTAGCTATAATATGACGATGTTAAATGCTGGTTTGTTGTATAAAATTAACGAATTGAACCAAGTTTGGACAACTTATTCACAAGGTGTTTCGTTAGCTGATCCATCAAAATTTTATGGATATGGAAATTATAAATTTAATTCTGCAACCAATAATTGGGATTTAAGTTCGAGTGTGAATGTAAAAGATTCTCCTCTTTCTGGTGTGAAAACAGGACAATTTGAACTTGGTTATCGTTTCAGGACAAATAATGGATTTAAAGGACAAATCTCTGGATTTATCAGTAATTCCGACAAAAATATTGCTTTAAAACGTGATGGATTAAATCTTTGGGTAGAAGTAGTCGATCAGAAATTAAGAAATATGGGCGTTGAAGCAGAGGTTTCTTATACAAATGGAGGATTTTATGTTGGAGCAAATACATTGTTAATCAAATCTGAAGTGGAGAAAAATGGTGATTGGCAAAAACAAGATGTTTCAACTTCTGGACCTTCTAAATTTACAGCTTACGCAGGTTATGGATTTGATAATTGGAATTTTAGATTTCAAACTTTGCAAAGCTTCAAATACACTGATGGATTGGAGAATGTGATTGATTCATACAATACATCAGATTTAATGATTGCTTACAAATTACCTTTCGGTAAAATTAATTTAGGTGTTCAAAATATTTTTAATACAGATTATCAAACAATTTGGAGTGCAAAATCACAAGTTTTGTATAGTGCATATAAAGTTCCAGAATTGTTTTATTACGCTGGACGAGGAAGAACTTTTAATCTAAGTTTTACATACAATTTTTAA
- a CDS encoding DUF4468 domain-containing protein, translating to MKALYTLFTIICLSQFSYAQYFTLTSNGFVSSKDKTDYIVIDKPNTKKNELYRNVLSALSSMYKDPKEVLSLAENESITINGYEQEALAVKQKMSYMQIGKSKMEYDLSYSITILFKDDKIRINRPSFEARKWNSSIGDYYYLLLNPTSKNKNSIYNKKNEVDYPDAVTGLENHFNKLIQEILDKSKKINNW from the coding sequence ATGAAAGCCTTATATACTTTATTTACAATTATTTGCTTATCGCAATTTAGCTATGCGCAATATTTTACTTTAACATCAAATGGATTTGTTTCATCTAAAGATAAAACTGATTATATCGTAATTGATAAACCAAATACCAAAAAAAATGAGTTATACAGAAATGTGTTGTCAGCCTTATCGAGTATGTACAAAGATCCAAAGGAAGTATTGAGTTTAGCCGAAAATGAAAGTATAACAATTAACGGGTATGAGCAGGAAGCGTTAGCCGTAAAACAAAAAATGAGTTATATGCAAATAGGAAAATCAAAGATGGAATATGACTTATCTTATTCGATTACAATTCTCTTTAAAGATGATAAAATTCGAATTAATCGACCTTCTTTTGAAGCAAGAAAGTGGAATTCGAGCATAGGAGATTATTATTATCTTCTATTGAATCCAACAAGCAAAAACAAAAATTCTATCTATAATAAAAAGAATGAGGTCGATTATCCTGACGCAGTAACTGGTTTGGAGAATCATTTTAATAAATTAATTCAAGAGATTTTAGATAAATCGAAAAAAATTAATAATTGGTAA
- a CDS encoding M36 family metallopeptidase: MKKNYFLLMLISFISQSTFAQTPVQVVDDFLNQAKQKGTIDSKLDYNVITEDVIGNNQADYVKIQQTINGIPVYGGNATFFVQDGKVINHNETFVYGNNNKSLNVAPSLTVEQAIQSMAQKLGKNFIATSTEDLVKQFKNNQPINTENSVSFLKESPSYLYYYNNDGNLRLAWLALTEIKDELQENNLNNLYETIIDANTGELLSKKSIIYACGGHDNTSENVYHNNPEDFKWVTNAFAAETTTLDAPLNGTYRVIPANQQSPLKSDFKLLTNVYDPVASLEGWHKALPEALKFNPSLTKYHTVGNNAQVGYDKNGVLTDYVFGSGALYIVAAHVMIGNEAYGGEKLLFDFPNPGKSMNYDPLQYTSAATTQMFYSVNSIHDILHYHGFTPKAGSFQMNVGDKARVLGFTTSGYGTKAPMKNNAFMAYSPTIMKNPTTAFLTFETLPADAGYLEIKDGPIKGIYKGASGNNTGYTYGKSPSVVADMMLINDKKGINEHDGCEAFPDDNQTIKGKIALVDRGGCTFDIKVKNIAPHNPAAIIFINNDPTSTLDGMVSVGQDELGLTIPIASIEKVVGDQIKAAIAKNETVSGTMPSSNFSFRTRDSGFDSQVILHEYTHAVSNRLTGGNINGEEGMGEGWSDYVALNLTQQAYQTSKDLINMGEYAFDGAGLRILPYTTDMKANPHTYDYLKVIGAGENKMHPTGYVWALMLWELHWKMIDKYGFNPDFKSNTGGNNMTLDLVLQGLKIQKNDPGFVDGRDGILMADVVLNKGTNQCLIWEAFAKRGLGYSANQGDPLLRTDGKEAFDLPPTCARLGTDELEVNDVTIYPNPVKDLVYINAKDNVNKYEIIDVTGRLIETGQVEKDNQVNRVSTNRLATGVYILKLYTNKGVVTKKIIKK; this comes from the coding sequence ATGAAAAAAAATTACTTCCTACTGATGCTAATTAGCTTTATTTCTCAAAGCACATTTGCTCAAACACCAGTTCAAGTAGTCGATGATTTTTTGAATCAAGCCAAACAAAAAGGTACTATTGATTCGAAATTAGACTACAATGTCATCACAGAAGATGTGATCGGAAACAATCAAGCAGATTATGTAAAAATTCAACAAACAATCAATGGCATTCCAGTTTATGGAGGTAATGCAACTTTTTTTGTTCAAGATGGTAAAGTTATCAATCATAACGAAACATTTGTTTATGGAAACAATAACAAATCGTTAAATGTTGCTCCAAGTCTTACAGTTGAGCAAGCTATTCAATCAATGGCTCAAAAATTAGGTAAAAACTTTATTGCTACTTCTACAGAGGATTTGGTTAAACAATTCAAAAATAATCAACCTATTAACACTGAAAATTCTGTTTCTTTTCTTAAAGAGTCGCCATCTTATTTGTATTACTATAATAATGATGGAAACCTAAGATTAGCTTGGTTAGCTTTGACAGAAATTAAAGATGAATTACAAGAAAATAATCTGAATAATTTGTATGAAACAATAATTGATGCCAATACAGGTGAATTATTGTCAAAAAAATCAATTATTTATGCTTGTGGTGGTCATGATAATACTTCTGAAAATGTTTACCATAATAATCCTGAAGATTTTAAATGGGTAACCAATGCTTTCGCAGCAGAAACTACAACTTTAGATGCTCCTTTAAATGGAACATATCGTGTGATTCCAGCTAATCAGCAAAGTCCACTTAAATCTGATTTCAAATTATTGACAAATGTTTATGATCCTGTAGCTTCTTTAGAAGGATGGCACAAAGCATTACCAGAAGCATTAAAATTCAATCCGTCGTTAACTAAATATCATACTGTAGGAAATAATGCACAAGTAGGATACGACAAAAATGGTGTATTGACAGATTACGTTTTTGGAAGTGGTGCTCTCTATATTGTTGCCGCACATGTTATGATTGGTAATGAAGCTTACGGAGGAGAAAAACTCTTATTTGACTTTCCAAACCCTGGTAAATCAATGAACTATGATCCATTACAATATACTTCGGCAGCTACAACACAGATGTTTTATTCGGTAAATTCTATTCATGATATTTTACATTACCATGGATTTACACCAAAAGCAGGAAGTTTTCAGATGAATGTTGGTGATAAAGCTCGTGTACTTGGATTTACAACTTCTGGCTACGGAACAAAAGCACCAATGAAAAACAATGCTTTTATGGCATATAGTCCAACAATCATGAAAAATCCTACTACGGCTTTCTTAACATTCGAAACTTTACCAGCTGATGCAGGTTATTTAGAAATTAAAGACGGACCTATAAAAGGTATATACAAAGGAGCTAGTGGAAATAACACTGGTTATACTTATGGTAAATCACCATCGGTAGTTGCTGATATGATGCTAATTAACGATAAAAAAGGAATTAATGAACATGATGGTTGTGAAGCTTTCCCGGATGATAACCAAACAATAAAAGGTAAAATCGCTTTAGTAGATAGAGGTGGATGTACCTTTGATATAAAAGTAAAAAATATTGCACCTCACAATCCCGCAGCCATTATTTTTATTAACAATGATCCAACATCAACATTGGACGGAATGGTTTCTGTAGGACAAGATGAGCTTGGATTAACTATTCCAATTGCTTCTATCGAAAAGGTAGTTGGTGATCAAATCAAAGCTGCCATTGCCAAAAATGAGACGGTGTCAGGAACTATGCCATCTTCTAACTTTAGCTTTAGAACACGTGACAGCGGTTTTGATAGCCAAGTTATTTTGCACGAATATACACACGCCGTTAGTAATCGTTTAACTGGAGGAAATATTAATGGCGAAGAAGGTATGGGTGAAGGTTGGAGTGATTATGTTGCACTTAATTTGACACAACAAGCTTATCAAACATCAAAAGATTTAATCAATATGGGAGAATATGCTTTTGATGGTGCCGGATTAAGAATCCTACCTTATACAACTGATATGAAAGCAAATCCGCATACGTATGATTATTTGAAAGTAATTGGAGCAGGTGAAAATAAAATGCATCCTACAGGTTACGTATGGGCATTGATGTTATGGGAATTACACTGGAAAATGATAGATAAATATGGTTTCAATCCAGATTTCAAATCAAATACAGGCGGTAATAATATGACCTTAGATTTAGTTTTACAAGGTTTAAAAATACAAAAGAATGATCCAGGTTTTGTTGATGGTCGTGATGGAATTTTAATGGCGGATGTTGTTTTAAACAAAGGAACTAACCAATGTTTGATTTGGGAAGCTTTTGCCAAAAGAGGCTTAGGCTATAGTGCTAATCAAGGTGATCCTTTATTAAGAACAGATGGAAAAGAAGCCTTTGATCTTCCTCCTACTTGTGCACGTTTAGGTACTGATGAATTAGAAGTAAACGACGTTACCATTTACCCAAATCCAGTGAAAGATTTAGTGTACATTAACGCAAAAGATAATGTTAATAAATATGAAATTATTGATGTAACAGGACGTCTGATTGAAACAGGACAAGTTGAAAAAGACAATCAAGTCAACCGTGTTTCTACAAATCGTTTAGCTACTGGTGTATATATTTTGAAATTATATACTAATAAAGGTGTTGTAACGAAAAAAATCATTAAAAAATAA
- the murI gene encoding glutamate racemase translates to MQGPIGVFDSGYGGLTVFKEIQKKLPQYDYIYLGDNARCPYGIRSFETVYEYTKECAFKLFDLGCNLVILACNTASAKALRTIQQNDLPEGKRVLGVIRPTTESINEYTKNNKVGILATQGTVLSESYKIEMNKFHPTIDVFQLACPLWVPLVENNEIDSKAAHDIVEKDIQRLFDQSSEIDTIVLACTHYPLLLPVISQYVPENVTILSQGELVANKLTDYLHRHPEVETQCSKNGHLTFYTTDDAKSFEANTTIFYGQKITASHLDV, encoded by the coding sequence ATGCAAGGACCAATTGGTGTTTTTGACTCTGGTTATGGAGGATTAACCGTTTTCAAAGAAATACAGAAAAAACTTCCGCAATACGATTATATCTATTTAGGTGATAATGCTCGTTGCCCTTATGGAATTCGCTCGTTTGAGACGGTTTATGAATACACCAAAGAATGCGCTTTCAAATTATTTGATTTGGGATGCAATTTGGTTATACTTGCTTGCAATACAGCCTCTGCAAAGGCTTTACGAACAATTCAGCAAAACGATTTACCCGAAGGCAAAAGAGTTTTGGGTGTTATTCGCCCAACAACAGAATCGATAAATGAATACACAAAGAATAACAAAGTCGGAATTTTAGCTACGCAAGGAACTGTTTTGTCCGAATCGTATAAAATTGAGATGAACAAATTTCATCCAACAATTGATGTTTTTCAATTAGCTTGTCCACTTTGGGTTCCTTTGGTTGAGAATAATGAAATTGATAGCAAAGCTGCGCACGATATTGTAGAAAAAGATATTCAACGCTTATTTGATCAATCATCCGAAATCGATACAATTGTATTGGCTTGCACACATTATCCGCTTCTTCTTCCTGTGATTTCGCAATATGTACCAGAAAATGTAACAATTCTTTCGCAAGGAGAATTGGTAGCGAATAAATTAACTGACTATTTACATCGTCATCCCGAAGTAGAAACACAATGCTCAAAAAATGGACATCTTACATTTTATACGACAGATGATGCGAAAAGTTTTGAAGCAAATACGACAATTTTTTATGGTCAGAAAATTACTGCTTCACATTTAGATGTTTAA
- a CDS encoding NAD-dependent epimerase/dehydratase family protein, with protein sequence MKEIVLITGANSFIAKHLIPILEKDYTIKLLTRSPKAENEFAWNVHEKTIDPKALDDVNYIVHLAGSKLNDGTPLTDERKALIYESRIGASDFLRAELKKRQQKLTAFVSASAIGYYGYQDNTLEIDENGQRGVGFSADLTEDWEKAADRFKEDSVANHVSKIRVSLVLGKEAGIFPMYESLVKNNPSIVSQQNNGAVPWNHVDDMAGIFAFAVQKKLDGVYNSVAPNPASQQDIYKEISNELHLNTTQEITPFHGQHLVAHKIQKEGYQFKFPTIQEAIHAIYQEK encoded by the coding sequence ATGAAAGAAATAGTCTTAATCACTGGTGCCAATAGTTTTATCGCAAAACATTTAATTCCGATTCTTGAAAAAGATTATACTATTAAATTATTAACGCGATCGCCAAAAGCTGAAAACGAGTTTGCTTGGAATGTTCATGAAAAAACAATCGATCCAAAAGCCTTAGATGATGTCAATTATATTGTGCATTTGGCGGGTTCTAAATTGAATGACGGAACGCCTTTAACCGATGAACGTAAAGCATTGATTTACGAAAGTAGGATTGGTGCTTCGGATTTTTTGAGAGCTGAATTAAAAAAACGTCAACAAAAGTTAACGGCTTTCGTGTCGGCATCAGCAATTGGTTATTATGGTTACCAAGATAATACCTTGGAAATTGATGAAAATGGACAACGAGGTGTTGGTTTTTCTGCGGATTTAACCGAAGATTGGGAAAAAGCAGCAGATCGTTTCAAAGAAGATTCGGTTGCGAATCACGTTTCAAAAATACGAGTTTCCTTAGTTTTAGGGAAAGAAGCGGGGATTTTCCCGATGTACGAATCGTTGGTAAAAAATAATCCAAGTATCGTTTCTCAACAAAATAATGGTGCTGTTCCTTGGAATCATGTCGATGATATGGCGGGAATTTTTGCGTTTGCAGTTCAGAAAAAATTAGATGGTGTATACAATTCGGTGGCTCCAAATCCAGCTTCACAACAAGATATTTACAAAGAAATTTCAAACGAATTGCATTTGAATACTACTCAAGAAATTACACCTTTTCATGGACAACATTTGGTGGCACATAAAATTCAAAAAGAGGGTTATCAATTTAAATTTCCTACAATTCAAGAAGCGATTCACGCTATTTATCAAGAAAAATAA
- a CDS encoding winged helix-turn-helix transcriptional regulator: protein MKKPLSDPPLCTENLLAMNDTLDILGGKWKLLVLHYLIIRERDTNTFKKMERDIEGISAKMLSKELKDLEVNKMVYREVQNTKPVTVAYSITDYGKTTKEIIDVLVDWGKNHRMKMINEF, encoded by the coding sequence ATGAAAAAACCGTTATCAGATCCGCCACTTTGTACAGAAAATTTACTTGCAATGAATGATACACTTGATATTTTAGGTGGAAAATGGAAGCTTCTTGTTTTACATTATTTGATTATACGTGAAAGAGATACGAATACGTTTAAGAAGATGGAACGTGATATTGAGGGAATTTCGGCGAAAATGTTATCGAAAGAATTGAAAGACTTGGAAGTCAATAAAATGGTGTATCGTGAAGTTCAAAATACCAAACCTGTAACCGTTGCGTATTCAATTACGGATTATGGTAAAACGACTAAAGAAATCATAGATGTTTTGGTTGATTGGGGTAAAAATCATCGGATGAAAATGATTAATGAATTTTAA
- a CDS encoding pirin family protein has translation MAIRNIEKILHPGTFNWVGDAFYTTSFIGKSISRRRMDPFFALGYNADIHFDAEEFPRGVGAHPHKGFETVTLAYQGKIAHKDSRGNHGVIGEGDVQWMTAGSGILHQEYHEEEWAKQGGTFQMVQIWMNLPAKDRETAPHYQDLLFDKMTRIPLDGETSFVNVIAGEYKGEKGIATTYSPINMYNVYLQNGIKADFNFPNNYNTAILVIAGSVKVNNTEILKKDTFAMFENNNGEDFSITSTSDNTIVLVMSGEPLNEPIAHYGPFVMNTQEQLQQAFEDFKAGKFGML, from the coding sequence ATGGCAATAAGAAACATAGAAAAAATACTACATCCCGGCACGTTCAATTGGGTTGGCGATGCTTTTTATACGACTTCTTTTATTGGTAAAAGCATTTCGAGACGACGAATGGATCCGTTTTTTGCTTTGGGCTACAATGCGGATATTCATTTCGATGCAGAAGAATTTCCTCGTGGCGTTGGCGCACATCCGCACAAAGGTTTTGAAACCGTGACTTTGGCATACCAAGGAAAAATTGCGCACAAAGACAGTCGCGGAAATCACGGTGTGATTGGAGAAGGCGATGTACAATGGATGACGGCTGGTTCGGGAATTTTACATCAAGAATACCATGAAGAAGAGTGGGCAAAACAAGGCGGAACGTTTCAAATGGTGCAGATTTGGATGAATTTACCAGCGAAAGACCGCGAAACGGCTCCACATTATCAGGATTTGTTGTTTGATAAAATGACGCGAATTCCATTAGATGGCGAAACGAGTTTTGTAAACGTAATTGCAGGAGAATACAAAGGCGAAAAAGGAATTGCAACGACATATTCGCCGATCAATATGTACAATGTGTATTTACAAAATGGTATAAAAGCGGATTTTAACTTTCCAAACAACTACAACACAGCGATTTTGGTGATTGCAGGAAGTGTAAAAGTGAATAATACAGAAATTTTGAAAAAAGACACTTTTGCTATGTTTGAGAATAACAATGGCGAAGATTTTTCTATCACTTCAACAAGTGATAATACGATTGTTTTGGTAATGAGTGGCGAACCGCTTAACGAACCAATTGCGCATTATGGACCATTTGTCATGAATACACAAGAGCAATTACAGCAAGCTTTTGAAGATTTTAAAGCAGGAAAATTTGGGATGTTGTAA